A genome region from Leucoraja erinacea ecotype New England unplaced genomic scaffold, Leri_hhj_1 Leri_711S, whole genome shotgun sequence includes the following:
- the LOC129694569 gene encoding zinc finger protein 271-like: protein MEDHMAGHNKEKRYECDVCGKAWLSPSQLETHRRVHTGERPFDCSECGKNFARYDKLVQHNRVHTGERPFTCSDCNKSFKTAQVLKMHRRVHTGEKSYGCSTCGKSFTRLSGLQVHRRVHSNERPFTCSDCGKGFKSSTDLKVHRRRHTGERPYTCSDCGKGFTQSHSLLMHRRTHTGERPFTCSDCGKGFKSSKDLKVHRRMHTGERPYTCSDCGKGFTRSSNLLVHQRTHTGERPYTCAQCGKGFTQSSNLLKHQRTHTGERPYICAQCGKGFTQSSNLLEHQRIHTGERPYTCAQCGKGFTRSTYLLVHQRTHTGERPYTCSQCGKGFTHSSNLLKHQRTHTGERPYTCLQCGKGFSHSSDLLVHQRIHTSERPYTCSDCGKGFTQSSSLLVHQRIHTGERPYTCAQCGKGFTQSSDLLVHQRIHTGERPYTCAQCGKGFTQSSDLLVHQRIHTGERPYTCAQCGKDFSCSSRLMSHQHTHTGDRPVPNPVCGERFTMASHALSHQSVHTSGQPYICPYCGEAFDSSRGLRQHRRAHAGELQLPLRQEFQERRGAAGALAGTHRRETLCVR, encoded by the coding sequence atggaggaccacatggcggggcacaacaaggagaagcgttatgagtgtgacgtgtgtggcaaggcctggctgagcccgagccagctggagacccaccggagggtgcacacgggagaacggcCCTTCGACTGCTCGGAGTGCGGCAAGAACTTTGCCCGCTATGACAAACTGGTGCAGCACAACCGCGTGCACACAggcgagaggccgttcacctgctccgactgcaacAAGAGCTTCAAGACTGCGCAGGTCCTGAAGATGCACCgacgggtgcacacgggcgagaagtcctatggctgctccacctgcggcaagagctttacccGGTTGTCGGGGCTGCAggtgcaccggcgggtgcacagcaatgagcggcccttcacctgctccgactgcggcaaaggcttcaagtcatcGACAGACCTGAAGGTGCACAGACGCcggcacaccggggagcggccctacacctgcagcgactgcggcaagggcttcacccagtcccacAGCCTTCTGATGCACcggcgcacccacaccggggagcggcccttcacctgcagcgactgcggcaaaggcttcaagtcatccaaggacctgaaggtgcacaggcgcatgcacaccggggagcggccctacacctgcagcgactgcggcaagggcttcacccgctccagcaacctgctggtgcaccagcgcacccacaccggcgagcgcccctacacctgcgcccagtgcggcaagggcttcacccagtccagcaacctgctgaagcaccagcgcacccacaccggcgagcgcccctacatctgcgcccagtgcggcaagggcttcacccagtccagcaacctgctggagcaccagcgcatccacaccggcgagcgtccctacacctgtgcccagtgcggcaagggcttcacccgctccacctacctgctggtgcaccagcgcacccacaccggcgagcgtccctacacctgctcccagtgcggcaagggcttcacccactccagcaacctgctgaagcaccagcgcacccacaccggcgagcgcccttaCACCTGcctccagtgcggcaagggcttcagtCACTCCAGTGActtgctggtgcaccagcgcatccacaccagcgagcgtccctacacctgcagcgactgcggcaagggcttcacccagtccagcagcctgctggtgcaccagcgcatccacaccggcgagcgtccctacacctgcgcccagtgcggcaagggcttcacccagtccagtgacctgctggtgcaccagcgcatccacaccggcgagcgcccctacacctgcgcccagtgcggcaagggcttcacccagtccagtgacctgctggtgcaccagcgcatccacaccggcgagcgtccctacacctgcgcccagtgcggcaaggactTCTCCTGCTCCTCCAGGCTGATGTCccaccagcacacccacaccggcgacCGTCCTGTCCCCAacccggtgtgtggagagcgctttaccatggcctcccacgccctgtctcaccagaGCGTGCataccagtggccagccctacatCTGCCCATACTGCGGTGaggcgtttgacagctcgcgggggttgcggcagcaccggcgggcccATGCCGGCGAGCTGCAGCTCCCACTGCGGCAAGAGTTTCAAGAGCGCaggggggctgcgggagcactaGCGGGtacacaccggagagagaccctttgtgtgcgctga